The Arachis hypogaea cultivar Tifrunner chromosome 16, arahy.Tifrunner.gnm2.J5K5, whole genome shotgun sequence genome contains a region encoding:
- the LOC112755642 gene encoding UDP-URONIC ACID TRANSPORTER 1, whose protein sequence is MSTHASYNMRSKSYYENDIKGTMKDIGGGKMVSSGTTTATGSKENFFIFSLVSLWYSSNIGVILLNKYLLSNYGFKFPIFLTMCHMSACAVLSYISIVFFKVVPQQMIKSRSQFMKIATLSIVFCGSVVGGNISLRYLAVSFNQAVGATTPFFTAVFAYLATLKREAWVTYAALVPVVAGVVIASGGEPGFHLFGFIMCLSATAARAFKSVLQGILLSSEGEKLNSMNLLLYMSPIAVIILLPAALIMEPNVVDVTISLGSENKTMWLLLLLNSVTAYSANLTNFLVTKHTSALTLQVLGNAKGAVAVVISILLFRNPVTVLGMAGYTVTVMGVAAYGETKRRFR, encoded by the exons ATGAGTACACATGCTTCTTACAACATGAGATCCAAATCATACTATGAAAATGATATCAAAGGAACAATGAAAGATATTGGG GGTGGGAAGATGGTGTCTTCCGGAACAACAACAGCAACGGGCAGCAAGGagaatttcttcatcttctcccttGTGAGCCTTTGGTATTCGTCAAACATTGGTGTGATCCTTCTCAACAAGTATCTTCTCTCAAACTATGGATTCAAGTTCCCAATTTTCCTCACAATGTGCCACATGTCAGCGTGCGCGGTTCTCAGCTACATTTCCATTGTGTTCTTCAAAGTTGTGCCTCAGCAGATGATCAAATCCAGGTCCCAGTTCATGAAGATTGCAACTTTGAGCATTGTTTTTTGTGGGTCTGTTGTTGGAGGAAACATCTCTCTTAGGTATTTGGCTGTTTCTTTCAATCAAGCTGTTGGGGCGACCACGCCTTTCTTCACGGCTGTTTTTGCGTACCTTGCAACGCTCAAGAGAGAGGCTTGGGTTACATATGCTGCTCTTGTTCCTGTTGTTGCTGGGGTTGTCATTGCAAGTGGG GGCGAGCCGGGCTTTCACTTATTTGGATTCATCATGTGCCTAAGTGCTACTGCTGCGAGAGCTTTCAAGTCTGTTCTTCAGGGCATTTTACTTTCTTCTGAAGG GGAAAAGCTGAACTCAATGAACTTGCTCTTGTATATGTCGCCGATTGCTGTCATAATTTTGTTGCCGGCGGCGCTTATCATGGAGCCTAATGTTGTAGATGTCACAATATCACTTGGAAGCGAAAACAAAACTATGTGGCTACTTCTTTTGCTGAATTCAGTCACAGCATATTCCGCTAACTTAACAAACTTCTTGGTCACTAAACATACAAGTGCTCTTACACTCCAG GTGTTAGGCAATGCAAAAGGTGCTGTAGCTGTTGTTATCTCAATACTGCTATTCAGAAACCCGGTGACCGTTCTTGGCATGGCTGGCTACACAGTAACAGTCATGGGAGTAGCTGCATATGGAGAAACAAAGAGGAGGTTTAGATGA
- the LOC112755641 gene encoding calcium-transporting ATPase 4, plasma membrane-type: protein MDSLLSMKDFELEPKNPSPEALRRWRSAVSLVKNRRRRFRMVADLDKRDQAQQIKHGIKEKIRIALYVQKAALQFIDAGSRVEYKLPEEARQAGFGIHPDEIAAIVRGHDYKNLMNIGGVEAITRKLAVSVDEGISEESIDPRQKVYGVNRYTEKPSRSFLMFVWDALQDLTLIILIVCAVVSIGVGIATEGFPKGTYDGVGIILSIFLVVIVTAVSDYQQSLQFRDLDKEKKKIFVHVTRGGKRQKISIYDIVVGDIVHLSTGDQVPADGLYISGYFLLIDESSLSGESEPVNVNEEKPFLLSGTKVQDGQGKMLVTTVGMKTEWGKLMETLNEGGEDETPLQVKLNGVATIIGKIGLSFACLTFVVLTIRFLAEKAINGDISSWSSNDALKLLDFFAIAVTIIVVAVPEGLPLAVTLSLAFAMKKLMNDKALVRHLSACETMGSSSCICTDKTGTLTTNHMVVNKIWICEKATHIKSKESADELKTTIPDGVQSILSQAICQNTSAEVVKDKDGNNTILGTPTESALMEFGLLLGADFDEQRRVYKILKIEPFNSVRKKMSVLVALPDGGVRAFCKGASEIILKMCNKIIDHNGEVVDLPEDQADNVTAVINGFASEALRTLCLAVKDINETEGDINIPDSGYTLIAVVGIKDPVRPGVREAVQTCLAAGVTVRMVTGDNIHTARAIAQECGILTEGGVAIEGPEFRNLSPEQMKDIIPRIQVMARSLPLDKHKLVTNLRSMFGEVVAVTGDGTNDAPALHESDIGLAMGIAGTEVAKENADVIIMDDNFTTIVNVAKWGRAVYINIQKFVQFQLTVNIVALVINFVSACITGSAPLTAVQLLWVNLIMDTLGALALATEPPNEGLMKRAPVTRGASFITKTMWRNIIGQSIYQLIVLGILTFDGLKLLNISGPDATKVLNTLIFNSFVFCQVFNEINSRDMEKINVFRGMFGSWIFLGIIFATAVFQVIIVEFLGTFASTVPLNWQMWLLSIAIGVVSMPLAAIIKCIPIERASAIKHHHDGYEALPSGPELA, encoded by the exons ATGGATAGCCTCCTCAGCATGAAGGACTTTGAATTAGAGCCCAAGAATCCCTCCCCCGAAGCCCTCCGCCGCTGGAGATCCGCCGTCAGCTTAGTCAAGAACCGCCGCCGCCGATTCCGCATGGTCGCCGACCTCGACAAACGCGACCAAGCTCAACAGATTAAGCACGGTATCAAG GAAAAAATTCGGATTGCTCTCTATGTTCAAAAGGCAGCATTGCAATTCATTGATG CGGGTAGTCGAGTTGAATATAAGCTACCAGAAGAGGCAAGACAAGCTGGTTTTGGCATTCATCCCGATGAAATCGCAGCTATTGTTCGTGGACATGATTATAAGAACTTGATGAATATTGGTGGAGTTGAAGCTATTACAAGGAAACTTGCAGTCTCAGTGGATGAAGGTATCAGTGAAGAGAGTATAGATCCCAGACAAAAGGTTTATGGAGTCAACCGTTATACAGAGAAACCTTCTAGAAGCTTCCTGATGTTTGTGTGGGATGCACTGCAGGACTTAACTCTAATCATTCTTATAGTTTGTGCTGTAGTTTCTATTGGTGTAGGGATCGCTACTGAAGGGTTTCCAAAAGGAACATATGACGGTGTAGGAATCATACTTAGTATTTTTTTGGTTGTCATTGTTACTGCTGTCAGTGACTACCAGCAATCCCTACAGTTCAGAGATTtagataaagagaagaagaagatcttTGTTCATGTCACCAGGGGTGGAAAAAGGCAGAAGATCTCAATATATGATATAGTAGTTGGTGATATCGTTCATTTGTCGACCGGAGATCAAGTTCCAGCTGATGGGCTGTATATATCAGGATACTTTTTACTTATAGACGAATCGAGTTTGTCAGGTGAGAGTGAACCTGTAAATGTGAATGAAGAAAAGCCTTTTCTTCTCTCAGGAACCAAAGTGCAGGATGGTCAGGGAAAGATGTTAGTTACGACAGTTGGCATGAAGACTGAATGGGGAAAATTGATGGAAACTCTAAATGAGGGTGGAGAGGATGAGACACCATTGCAGGTGAAATTGAATGGAGTTGCTACAATTATTGGTAAAATTGGTTTATCTTTTGCTTGCCTGACATTCGTGGTGTTGACAATCAGATTTCTTGCTGAGAAAGCAATTAATGGTGACATATCAAGTTGGTCTTCAAATGATGCATTGAAGCTACTGGACTTCTTTGCTATTGCTGTAACCATAATAGTGGTTGCGGTTCCTGAAGGATTACCATTGGCTGTGACACTCAGTCTTGCTTTCGCTATGAAAAAATTAATGAATGACAAGGCACTTGTGAGACACCTTTCTGCCTGTGAGACTATGGGTTCAAGTAGTTGCATTTGCACAGATAAGACAGGGACATTAACCACTAACCATATGGTAGTCAATAAAATATGGATATGCGAAAAAGCGACGCATATAAAAAGTAAAGAGAGTGCAGATGAACTGAAAACAACTATACCTGATGGAGTACAAAGCATCCTTTCTCAGGCTATATGTCAAAATACATCTGCTGAAGTAGTTAAGGATAAAGATGGAAATAACACAATATTGGGAACTCCAACAGAATCAGCATTGATGGAATTTGGCTTGCTTTTAGGTGCTGATTTTGATGAACAGCGTAGAGTGTATAAGATACTCAAGATTGAGCCTTTCAATTCAGTGAGGAAGAAGATGTCTGTGCTTGTGGCTCTTCCGGATGGAGGAGTCAGAGCTTTCTGCAAGGGTGCATCAGAGATAATATTAAAAATGTGCAACAAAATCATTGACCACAATGGAGAAGTTGTTGACCTTCCTGAAGACCAAGCAGATAATGTAACTGCTGTTATAAATGGCTTTGCCTCTGAAGCTTTGAGAACTCTTTGTTTGGCTGTCAAAGATATAAATGAAACCGAAGGGGATATCAATATCCCTGACAGTGGCTATACTCTGATAGCCGTAGTAGGAATCAAGGATCCTGTACGCCCTGGGGTAAGGGAAGCAGTTCAAACTTGTTTAGCCGCCGGAGTAACTGTCCGGATGGTCACTGGTGATAACATTCATACAGCCAGAGCTATAGCTCAAGAATGTGGTATACTTACTGAGGGTGGTGTAGCAATTGAAGGACCAGAATTTCGTAACTTGTCTCCAGAGCAAATGAAGGATATTATACCAAGAATTCAG GTGATGGCACGATCCTTACCACTTGACAAGCATAAGTTAGTAACCAATTTGAGGAGTATGTTTGGTGAGGTTGTTGCTGTTACCGGCGATGGAACCAACGATGCTCCTGCATTGCATGAATCAGACATTGGACTTGCTATGGGCATAGCTGGAACAGAG GTTGCAAAAGAAAATGCTGATGTGATTATAATGGATGACAATTTCACCACCATTGTCAATGTTGCCAAATGGGGAAGAGCAGTGTACATAAACATTCAAAAATTTGTGCAGTTCCAGTTAACGGTTAACATTGTTGCTCTGGTTATCAACTTTGTTTCAGCATGCATCACAG GATCTGCACCACTCACAGCTGTGCAGTTGCTTTGGGTTAACTTGATTATGGACACATTGGGTGCATTAGCCCTTGCTACTGAACCTCCTAATGAAGGACTTATGAAAAGGGCCCCAGTTACAAGGGGAGCAAGCTTTATAACCAAAACCATGTGGAGGAATATCATTGGTCAAAGTATATATCAGTTAATTGTCCTTGGAATTCTAACCTTTGATGGGCTGAAGCTACTCAATATTAGTGGTCCAGATGCAACTAAAGTGCTCAACACCTTGATATTTAACTCCTTTGTATTTTGCCAG GTGTTCAATGAGATAAACAGCAGAGACATGGAAAAGATAAATGTATTCAGAGGCATGTTTGGGAGCTGGATATTCTTGGGGATAATTTTCGCGACGGCGGTGTTTCAAGTGATAATAGTTGAGTTCTTGGGAACTTTTGCCAGCACTGTCCCTCTAAACTGGCAAATGTGGTTACTCAGTATTGCAATTGGTGTAGTTAGCATGCCGCTTGCTGCTATAATCAAGTGCATTCCAATTGAAAGAGCTTCTGCTATTAAGCATCACCATGATGGATATGAGGCACTGCCTTCTGGTCCTGAACTAGCTTAA
- the LOC112755630 gene encoding mitochondrial acidic protein MAM33, translating into MVSHDSQVECGFSGLVGLKIKLKNKASPIGPKNSRVSESTIEETETQKRKWEMAKSVRNLTKGLKAIEDLELLKLLKSEISFELSSNPFQGAETGSLGEFVVDYDSPRSKDVVFRRKLDSGEEVAVSAQLGPPNYDNDLVFQRNAFAKVCVKKPSFSSILQFDCQVYQVDDRSSEFSIDGAYYLRSSMSLIPSIYKGPFFSELDSKLQDALKEYLISKGIGTSLTNFILHYLHNKEQQQYVNWLKKGEDFLTKN; encoded by the exons ATGGTGAGTCACGACTCACAAGTGGAATGTGGATTCTCTGGATTAGTTGGGCTTAAAATTAAGCTAAAAAATAAGGCAAGCCCAATAGGCCCAAAAAATTCGAGAGTTTCAGAAAGTACAATTGAGGAAACAGAAACACAGAAAAGGAAGTGGGAGATGGCGAAATCGGTGAGGAATCTCACCAAGGGACTCAAAGCTATTGAAGACTTGGAACTTCTCAAGCTCTTGAAATCCGAGATCAGTTTCGAACTTTCTTCTAATCCATTTCAG GGTGCCGAAACTGGTTCGTTAGGGGAATTCGTGGTGGACTATGATTCGCCACGGTCAAAAGACGTGGTTTTCCGGAGGAAACTCGATTCCGGTGAGGAAGTTGCAGTTTCTGCTCAATTGGGTCCTCCTAACTATGATAATGACCTCGTTTTTCAAAGGAATGCTTTTGCCAAAGTGTGTGTGAAGAAGCCTTCATTCAGCTCCATTTTGCAGTTTGATTGTCAGGTTTATCAAGTCGATGATAGGAGCTCTGAATTCAGCATTGATGGTGCTTATTATCTCAGATCATCCATGTCTTTGATTCCTTCCATTTACAAAGGCCCCTTCTTcag CGAATTGGATAGCAAGTTGCAGGATGCACTCAAGGAATACCTCATATCTAAAGGTATTGGAACAAGCCTCACCAATTTCATCCTCCACTATCTACACAATAAAGAGCAGCAGCAATATGTGAATTGGCTGAAAAAAGGTGAAGATTTTCTGACCAAAAACTGA